The proteins below come from a single Deltaproteobacteria bacterium genomic window:
- the apbC gene encoding iron-sulfur cluster carrier protein ApbC: MITQSQVLEALSKVMDPELGKDLVTLNMIKDIRIEGGAVSFQLVLTTPACPLKKELTDNSRNAVMAIPGVKTVNIETKSNVPASKGLPERAAIPGVKNTIAVASGKGGVGKSTVAVNLALALAKTGAKVGLLDTDIYGPSIPLMMGKKERLQATPDGKIFPIINYDVKMVSVGFMLDDETALIWRGPMVMQIVKQFLVDVMWGEIDYLVIDLPPGTGDVQLTLVQTIPLTGAVVVTTPQDVALMDARRAIKMFNEVKVPVLGIVENMSYFVCPHCNEKTEIFSHGGGEKTSQRYNVPLLGQIPIDPAVREGGDTGKPIVVANPSSPQSLAFIKIAEQAASRISILALT, translated from the coding sequence TTGATTACACAATCTCAAGTATTAGAAGCATTAAGCAAGGTAATGGACCCTGAACTCGGCAAAGACCTTGTAACCCTTAACATGATAAAGGATATAAGGATAGAAGGGGGTGCTGTTTCGTTTCAACTTGTCCTTACAACCCCTGCATGTCCTTTAAAAAAGGAACTGACAGATAACAGCAGAAACGCTGTAATGGCGATACCCGGCGTAAAAACAGTAAACATTGAAACAAAGTCCAATGTCCCTGCGTCAAAGGGTCTGCCTGAAAGAGCCGCCATACCGGGCGTCAAAAATACGATTGCAGTAGCCAGCGGCAAAGGGGGTGTCGGCAAGTCAACTGTTGCAGTTAATCTGGCGCTGGCTCTTGCCAAAACAGGCGCAAAGGTTGGACTTCTGGATACAGATATTTATGGTCCAAGCATCCCGCTGATGATGGGTAAAAAGGAGCGGCTTCAGGCTACACCTGACGGCAAGATATTTCCGATTATAAATTATGATGTAAAGATGGTATCTGTTGGATTTATGCTGGATGACGAAACAGCGCTTATCTGGCGCGGACCAATGGTTATGCAGATAGTAAAGCAGTTTCTGGTGGATGTCATGTGGGGTGAAATTGACTACCTTGTTATTGATTTGCCGCCCGGAACCGGAGATGTGCAGTTGACCCTTGTCCAGACAATACCCTTAACAGGCGCTGTTGTTGTAACAACACCTCAGGATGTTGCACTTATGGACGCAAGAAGGGCGATAAAGATGTTCAATGAAGTGAAAGTGCCTGTCCTTGGCATAGTTGAGAATATGAGTTATTTTGTATGTCCTCACTGCAATGAGAAGACAGAGATATTCAGTCATGGCGGAGGCGAGAAGACAAGCCAGCGGTATAATGTCCCTCTCCTGGGACAGATACCGATTGACCCTGCTGTCAGGGAGGGCGGCGACACTGGCAAACCAATTGTTGTTGCAAATCCATCATCACCACAATCTCTGGCATTTATAAAGATTGCAGAGCAGGCTGCATCAAGGATAAGCATATTGGCACTAACCTAG